A single Atribacteraceae bacterium DNA region contains:
- the amrS gene encoding AmmeMemoRadiSam system radical SAM enzyme, producing the protein MKQAAFWKTIDSVTVECELCPHHCLISKGNSGLCRVRSNCDGKLVARTYGRLSSIAVDPIEKKPFYHFFPGRLILSLGSVGCNLRCFFCQNWQISQVSPDTLSLGEISPERVVKEAVRVASVGVAFTYNEPFICWEFVQDTALEVRKRNLKNVLVTNGYVEEKPLMQILPLIDAMNIDLKAMDEDFYRKQCKGSLEAVLNTITCTHRHGVHLELTNLLVTGLNDSETQVERLVDWIARLDPGIPLHLSRYFPHFRSTELPTPLDRIQNAYVIARRKLAYVYLGNCPDAESAHTRCPDCGKIVIERYGYQVRSVNISDNCCIHCEHPIPVIYQ; encoded by the coding sequence GTGAAACAAGCAGCATTTTGGAAAACAATCGACTCTGTGACTGTAGAGTGTGAGTTATGTCCGCACCATTGTCTTATTTCAAAGGGAAATAGCGGGTTGTGTCGGGTGAGAAGCAATTGCGATGGAAAACTGGTCGCCCGGACCTATGGGAGGCTGTCTTCGATCGCCGTCGACCCAATTGAAAAAAAACCCTTTTATCATTTCTTCCCCGGCCGTCTCATCCTTTCTTTGGGAAGCGTGGGGTGTAACCTCAGGTGTTTTTTTTGCCAAAACTGGCAAATCTCTCAGGTTTCACCCGACACGCTGTCCTTGGGGGAGATTTCACCGGAACGAGTGGTTAAGGAAGCGGTGCGCGTTGCATCGGTAGGGGTGGCTTTTACCTACAACGAGCCGTTCATCTGTTGGGAATTTGTCCAGGACACCGCCTTAGAAGTCCGCAAACGCAACCTAAAAAATGTTCTGGTAACGAACGGTTATGTCGAAGAGAAGCCTCTTATGCAAATCCTTCCCTTGATCGATGCGATGAATATCGACCTTAAGGCCATGGATGAGGACTTTTACCGAAAACAGTGTAAAGGTTCCCTGGAAGCGGTTCTCAACACCATTACCTGTACCCATCGCCACGGTGTGCACCTCGAATTGACCAATCTCCTGGTTACCGGCCTTAATGACAGCGAAACCCAAGTCGAACGTCTGGTAGACTGGATCGCCAGGCTGGATCCCGGTATCCCTCTTCACCTGTCTCGGTATTTTCCTCATTTTCGCTCTACGGAACTTCCCACCCCCCTTGATAGAATACAAAATGCCTATGTGATCGCCCGGCGGAAGCTCGCTTATGTCTACCTGGGGAACTGTCCGGATGCCGAATCAGCCCATACCCGTTGCCCGGACTGCGGGAAAATAGTCATCGAACGATACGGCTACCAGGTTCGTTCGGTAAACATCAGCGACAACTGCTGCATTCACTGTGAACACCCGATCCCGGTAATATACCAATGA
- the amrA gene encoding AmmeMemoRadiSam system protein A, with translation MGKRREIAKKVCAVARRAIESYFEKAEVGTLAKELLPPFLKERGGAFVCLKRNGQLRGCIGTVFPCRESLIEEIIQNAVSAATEDRRFQPLSKSELSAVAITVDILSKSETVTDLSTLNPKKFGVIVGWQRLRGVLLPDLEGVDTAEEQLSIARRKAGIPSGVPVTIRRFTVDRYQEDDEGEGGIE, from the coding sequence ATGGGAAAAAGACGTGAAATAGCAAAAAAAGTATGCGCCGTGGCCCGCCGGGCGATTGAATCGTATTTTGAAAAGGCGGAAGTCGGAACTCTCGCCAAAGAACTTCTTCCACCTTTTTTGAAAGAGCGGGGAGGGGCCTTTGTCTGCTTGAAAAGAAACGGCCAATTACGGGGTTGTATTGGCACGGTCTTTCCTTGTCGTGAATCTCTGATTGAAGAGATTATTCAAAACGCCGTTTCCGCAGCAACTGAGGACCGTCGTTTTCAGCCATTGAGCAAAAGCGAGTTGTCCGCGGTCGCTATTACGGTGGATATCCTTTCGAAATCCGAAACAGTCACCGACCTGAGTACTCTTAATCCTAAAAAATTCGGGGTGATCGTTGGCTGGCAAAGACTCCGGGGAGTACTCTTGCCTGATCTAGAGGGCGTGGATACGGCGGAAGAACAATTGAGTATCGCCCGTCGGAAAGCCGGAATTCCCAGTGGCGTTCCCGTCACTATCAGGCGGTTCACCGTCGATCGCTATCAGGAAGACGATGAAGGAGAAGGGGGAATAGAGTGA
- a CDS encoding NADH-dependent [FeFe] hydrogenase, group A6: MAQVAVDIHQDKIQKLVTIILDGEEVQVPEEVTILEACRMKEIHIPTLCYMEGLSPYGGCRICVVEVKGQPNLAASCVTPVRSGMEVLTTSKEVREARRANLELLLSNHPLDCQLCDRNQACELQTLAYVFGTREIRFQGEKLHHDVDLSSPSVKRDLNRCILCGRCIRTCSEIQTVFAIDFANRGFESYVSPSLGLPLGESVCINCGQCIHACPTGALTEVEHVERVWEAIDDPEKIVILQTAPAIRVSIGEPFGIPPGSISTGKMVAGFRRLGFDKVFDTNFAADLTIIEEGTEFISRLKTGGKLPLITSCSPGWIKFMEHFYPDLVENVSTCKSPQQMFGALAKTYYAQKIGVEAKDIVVTSIMPCTAKKYECQRDEMQASGYQDVNYTLTTREAARMLREKGIDLREMPEENFDDPLGISSGAAAVFGATGGVMEAALRSVYELLTGDALPKLDFMDVRGMEGVKEALVDMKGTLVRVAVAHGLGNARKLMDLVRSGEVEYHFIEVMACPGGCIGGGGQPIPTNLAIRMKRIEAIYNVDRGLAIRKSHENPAIKTLYDEFLGEPNGEKAHHLLHTHYTCREKM; encoded by the coding sequence AGAAGTCCAGGTTCCGGAGGAGGTCACGATTCTCGAGGCGTGCCGGATGAAGGAAATACATATCCCCACCCTGTGTTACATGGAAGGCTTGAGTCCCTATGGCGGTTGCCGTATCTGCGTGGTGGAAGTCAAGGGACAGCCGAATCTCGCCGCTTCCTGTGTGACCCCGGTCCGGTCGGGTATGGAAGTGTTGACGACTTCAAAGGAGGTTCGGGAAGCCCGCCGAGCAAATTTGGAACTACTTTTGTCCAACCACCCTCTTGACTGCCAGCTTTGTGACCGGAACCAGGCTTGTGAACTGCAGACTCTGGCCTATGTGTTTGGGACCCGGGAAATCCGTTTTCAGGGCGAAAAATTACACCACGACGTGGACCTTTCCAGCCCTTCGGTCAAGCGGGACCTGAACCGGTGTATTCTTTGCGGACGCTGTATCCGGACCTGTTCAGAAATTCAAACCGTCTTTGCCATCGATTTCGCCAACCGGGGGTTCGAGTCTTACGTAAGTCCCTCGTTGGGCTTGCCCCTGGGTGAGAGTGTCTGCATCAACTGCGGACAATGCATCCACGCTTGCCCTACCGGCGCCCTGACCGAGGTGGAACATGTGGAACGGGTCTGGGAAGCGATCGATGACCCGGAAAAGATCGTAATCCTGCAAACCGCTCCAGCCATCCGGGTAAGCATCGGCGAGCCCTTCGGGATTCCTCCCGGAAGCATATCCACCGGTAAGATGGTCGCCGGATTCCGGCGACTTGGTTTCGACAAAGTTTTCGACACTAACTTTGCTGCCGATTTAACCATCATCGAAGAAGGGACTGAATTCATCTCCCGCTTGAAAACCGGCGGAAAACTCCCCTTGATCACCTCCTGTAGCCCCGGTTGGATCAAGTTTATGGAACACTTTTATCCGGATTTGGTCGAAAACGTCTCTACTTGCAAGTCCCCTCAACAAATGTTCGGAGCCCTGGCCAAAACCTATTATGCCCAAAAGATCGGGGTAGAAGCCAAAGATATTGTCGTGACCTCCATCATGCCCTGTACGGCAAAGAAATACGAATGCCAGCGGGACGAGATGCAAGCCTCCGGCTACCAGGACGTGAATTATACCTTGACCACCCGGGAAGCCGCCCGGATGCTCCGGGAAAAGGGGATCGACCTCCGGGAAATGCCTGAAGAAAATTTCGATGATCCGCTGGGTATCTCCAGTGGGGCTGCTGCGGTGTTCGGTGCAACTGGCGGAGTGATGGAGGCGGCGCTCCGGTCAGTGTACGAATTGCTCACCGGTGATGCGCTCCCCAAGCTGGACTTCATGGATGTCCGGGGAATGGAAGGCGTCAAGGAAGCACTTGTGGATATGAAGGGGACTCTGGTCCGGGTTGCCGTTGCCCATGGGCTCGGTAACGCCCGAAAGCTTATGGATCTCGTCCGGTCAGGTGAAGTGGAATATCACTTTATCGAAGTGATGGCCTGTCCCGGCGGTTGTATCGGCGGCGGCGGGCAACCGATTCCCACCAACCTCGCTATCCGGATGAAGCGAATTGAGGCTATTTATAACGTCGATCGGGGTCTCGCCATACGAAAATCCCATGAAAACCCGGCCATCAAGACCCTCTACGATGAATTCCTGGGAGAACCCAACGGCGAAAAAGCTCATCATCTCCTGCATACCCACTACACCTGTCGGGAAAAAATGTAG